A DNA window from Paraburkholderia sp. IMGN_8 contains the following coding sequences:
- a CDS encoding methanol/ethanol family PQQ-dependent dehydrogenase, protein MKTRLTSATRPTALAMGVAVAVSLVFASAAAADDYPAVTYERLTAAQSDPGWLTYYRTYNGQAHSPLKQIDAANVKNLKQVWSYKFPADLQQGFEATPIVNGRYLFVTTPKDNVYAFDAATGKQLWKFEPKLGAESFKTACCDVINRGVALYGKNVYVAMLSGDVAALDAQTGALVWRKQMFEPGLGYAFSLAPLALDGALVVGSAGGEYGARGFIAALNPDNGNVLWKRFTVPAAGEKGGDTWPNGMQEHGGAPAWLTGTYDAASKTLYWGVGNPGPWLADLRPGDNLYSDSLLALDPKTGDLKWHYQYTKHDTWDYDGVNTPVLATIKYQDKEYDAIIHADRNGFFHAIDRGTGKLIYAKPFVTATSVTGYTAGGSPIQDASKYPKAGTTIETCPSFLGGKNWWSVSYDPEKHLAIVPALHACMSLSGKSVNYMEGLPYLGEGFEIKPEPGSKGYGELQAIDVDTGKKVWSHWSKLPWNGGVATTAGGLAFSGSLDGHLYAFDEATGKVLWQSPKLASGIIAQPSVFEVDGQEYVAILAGYGGANPIWGGPMAKAAEKVPRGGTLYVFALNHS, encoded by the coding sequence ATGAAAACACGTTTAACTTCGGCGACGCGGCCGACGGCGCTTGCAATGGGCGTGGCCGTCGCCGTCAGTCTGGTATTCGCGTCGGCGGCAGCGGCCGACGACTATCCCGCCGTCACCTATGAGCGGTTGACAGCGGCGCAGAGCGATCCCGGCTGGCTCACGTATTACCGCACCTATAACGGTCAGGCGCATTCGCCGCTTAAGCAGATCGACGCAGCCAACGTCAAGAACCTCAAGCAGGTGTGGAGCTACAAGTTTCCGGCGGACCTGCAGCAGGGTTTCGAAGCCACCCCGATCGTCAATGGCCGCTACCTGTTTGTGACCACGCCGAAGGACAACGTGTATGCATTCGACGCGGCAACCGGCAAGCAACTCTGGAAGTTCGAACCCAAGCTCGGCGCGGAATCGTTCAAGACTGCGTGTTGCGACGTGATCAACCGCGGTGTGGCGTTGTACGGCAAGAACGTCTACGTCGCGATGCTGAGCGGCGACGTCGCGGCGCTCGATGCGCAGACAGGCGCGCTCGTCTGGCGCAAGCAGATGTTCGAGCCGGGGCTGGGTTACGCGTTCTCCCTCGCGCCGCTCGCGCTCGACGGCGCGCTGGTGGTGGGCAGCGCAGGCGGGGAGTACGGCGCGCGTGGCTTCATCGCGGCGTTGAATCCGGATAACGGCAACGTGCTGTGGAAGCGCTTTACGGTGCCGGCGGCCGGCGAGAAGGGCGGCGACACATGGCCGAACGGCATGCAGGAGCATGGCGGCGCACCGGCCTGGCTGACGGGCACCTATGACGCCGCATCGAAAACGCTCTACTGGGGTGTCGGCAACCCCGGGCCGTGGCTCGCCGATCTGCGGCCGGGCGACAATCTCTACTCCGACTCGCTGCTCGCACTCGATCCGAAAACCGGCGACCTCAAATGGCATTACCAGTACACGAAACATGACACGTGGGACTACGACGGCGTCAATACACCGGTGCTCGCCACCATCAAGTACCAGGACAAGGAGTACGACGCCATCATTCATGCGGACCGTAACGGCTTTTTCCACGCAATCGATCGCGGCACCGGCAAGCTGATCTACGCGAAGCCCTTCGTCACGGCAACCTCGGTCACAGGCTATACGGCGGGCGGCTCGCCGATCCAGGATGCGTCGAAATATCCGAAGGCAGGCACGACGATCGAAACCTGCCCCAGCTTCCTTGGCGGCAAGAACTGGTGGTCGGTTTCGTACGATCCGGAGAAACACCTCGCGATCGTTCCCGCGTTGCATGCGTGCATGTCGCTGTCCGGCAAATCGGTGAACTATATGGAGGGGCTGCCGTACCTCGGCGAAGGGTTCGAAATCAAACCGGAGCCAGGCAGCAAGGGTTATGGCGAACTGCAAGCGATCGATGTCGACACCGGAAAGAAAGTCTGGAGTCACTGGAGCAAGCTGCCGTGGAATGGCGGCGTAGCGACCACGGCGGGTGGCCTCGCCTTTAGCGGTTCGCTCGACGGCCATCTATATGCGTTCGACGAGGCGACCGGCAAGGTGCTGTGGCAAAGCCCGAAACTCGCCAGCGGGATCATTGCTCAACCGTCGGTGTTCGAAGTCGATGGCCAGGAGTATGTCGCCATCCTTGCCGGTTACGGCGGCGCGAACCCGATCTGGGGCGGTCCGATGGCGAAGGCGGCGGAGAAAGTTCCACGCGGCGGCACGCTGTACGTGTTTGCGCTCAACCACAGCTGA
- a CDS encoding c-type cytochrome: protein MKTRLNSFALASVLLATGALTPAFASAGTRVCTFPGSPSTALDEAVAREAFRTAGIAMSLAPGGFDGSDDDGVSLKELNKALARKCDVIAGFPRSAVADGSGSKLTFSRGYLQSGYVSVTSGGSSAQTNGAEVVAATYASPAQLIAVQQGGVKLDLENTAQLTVDAVASGRAQRAIVWYPAVVAYTIEHPQRHFKIAGAASPYADWNLVFAFGKNGAALQPRIDAALEKMASNGRLAALTRAWRLPESVQAAGPTAGTFAYRDGPGRSDAAAWRMTLAGNRQSPQGRFIKVDASTPAEAPGFDRAQVAHGKTLYSSACAKCHGPDLQGLNAPALRGPSFAPAANAKLTIGGVYGYMANNMPADRPGKMKPQDYADIMAFLLYSNGYSAGTTRLTDDSAKASSTPLNARTSQ from the coding sequence ATGAAGACTCGACTTAATTCGTTTGCTCTCGCCAGTGTACTGCTGGCCACAGGCGCGCTCACGCCGGCATTCGCTAGCGCGGGCACCCGCGTCTGCACGTTTCCCGGCAGTCCGTCAACCGCGCTCGACGAGGCGGTGGCGCGCGAAGCGTTTCGTACTGCGGGTATCGCAATGTCGCTCGCACCCGGCGGATTCGACGGCAGCGATGACGACGGTGTGTCGCTGAAAGAACTCAACAAGGCGCTTGCTCGCAAATGCGACGTCATCGCCGGCTTCCCGCGTTCGGCAGTCGCCGACGGCTCCGGCAGCAAGCTGACCTTCTCGCGCGGCTATCTGCAATCCGGCTATGTGAGCGTTACTTCGGGCGGCTCGTCAGCACAGACCAACGGCGCGGAGGTCGTCGCGGCAACCTACGCGAGCCCCGCGCAGTTGATCGCCGTGCAGCAAGGCGGTGTCAAGCTCGATCTGGAGAACACGGCGCAACTCACGGTCGATGCCGTCGCAAGCGGACGTGCCCAACGCGCGATCGTCTGGTACCCGGCGGTTGTGGCCTATACGATTGAACATCCGCAGCGGCACTTCAAGATTGCGGGCGCCGCCTCGCCGTATGCCGACTGGAATCTGGTGTTTGCATTTGGCAAGAACGGGGCGGCGTTGCAGCCGCGCATCGACGCCGCGCTGGAGAAGATGGCGTCCAATGGCAGGTTGGCGGCGTTGACCCGTGCATGGCGGTTGCCGGAATCGGTTCAGGCTGCAGGACCTACCGCGGGCACATTTGCCTACCGCGACGGCCCTGGCCGTAGCGACGCGGCAGCATGGCGAATGACACTGGCCGGTAATCGCCAGTCGCCGCAAGGACGCTTCATCAAGGTCGATGCAAGCACGCCAGCCGAGGCTCCCGGTTTCGACCGCGCGCAGGTAGCGCACGGCAAGACGCTGTACTCGAGTGCTTGCGCGAAGTGCCACGGTCCCGACCTGCAAGGTTTGAATGCACCCGCTTTGCGTGGTCCATCCTTCGCGCCGGCCGCCAACGCGAAGCTCACCATCGGCGGCGTGTATGGATACATGGCGAACAATATGCCGGCAGACCGTCCTGGCAAGATGAAACCACAGGACTATGCGGACATCATGGCATTTCTGTTGTATTCGAACGGCTACAGCGCCGGCACGACCAGGCTGACGGACGATAGCGCGAAAGCGTCGTCGACGCCGCTCAACGCGCGAACCTCGCAATAG
- the pqqE gene encoding pyrroloquinoline quinone biosynthesis protein PqqE, with translation MNTATGAPGARPSPPLWLLAELTYRCPLHCAFCYNPVDFARHGAELDTGTWRDVITQARSMGAAQIGFSGGEPLVRDDLETLVAHARGLGFYTNLITSGVGLNETRIARLKDAGLDHIQLSFQDSTREINDFVSSTKTFELKQRVARLIKAHGYPMVLNCVLHRYNLPHVGQIIEMALEMGADYLELANTQYYGWAMLNREQLMPTSEQLQEAEATVNRYRERFGDRCRILFVVPDYFETRPKACMNGWGSVFLGIAPDGTALPCHAARSLPGLDLPNVRDASLADIWYGSHAFNAFRGDGWMREPCRSCDERETDHGGCRCQAYLLTGDAAAADPVCAKSGHHGQIEQVVTLARRPARHGEAQPLIFRSRDNSLLLG, from the coding sequence ATGAACACAGCGACCGGCGCCCCTGGCGCTCGCCCATCCCCGCCGTTGTGGCTGCTGGCGGAACTCACGTATCGCTGCCCGCTGCACTGTGCGTTCTGCTACAACCCGGTCGACTTCGCCAGGCATGGCGCGGAACTCGATACCGGGACGTGGCGCGATGTGATCACGCAAGCCCGAAGCATGGGCGCCGCCCAAATTGGTTTCTCCGGCGGTGAACCGCTGGTGCGCGACGACCTCGAAACGCTGGTCGCGCATGCCCGTGGGCTGGGCTTCTATACGAATCTGATCACGTCGGGTGTCGGGCTCAACGAGACGCGCATCGCACGTCTGAAAGACGCCGGTCTCGATCACATCCAGCTCTCGTTTCAGGACTCGACGCGCGAAATCAACGATTTCGTGTCCAGCACGAAGACCTTCGAGCTGAAACAACGCGTGGCGCGCCTGATCAAGGCACACGGCTACCCGATGGTGCTCAATTGCGTGCTGCATCGCTATAACCTGCCGCACGTCGGACAGATCATCGAGATGGCGCTCGAGATGGGCGCCGACTACCTCGAACTGGCGAACACGCAGTACTACGGGTGGGCCATGCTCAATCGCGAGCAGTTGATGCCAACCAGCGAACAGTTGCAGGAAGCCGAGGCGACCGTCAATCGGTACCGGGAACGGTTCGGCGATCGCTGCCGCATCCTGTTCGTGGTCCCCGATTACTTCGAGACACGACCGAAGGCCTGCATGAACGGCTGGGGTTCGGTGTTTCTCGGTATCGCGCCCGACGGCACCGCTTTGCCGTGCCATGCGGCGCGTTCGCTGCCGGGTCTCGATCTGCCCAACGTGCGCGACGCTTCACTCGCGGATATCTGGTACGGCAGTCACGCGTTCAATGCTTTTCGTGGCGACGGCTGGATGCGCGAGCCCTGCCGGAGTTGCGACGAGCGGGAGACCGATCACGGAGGCTGCCGCTGTCAGGCGTATCTGCTGACCGGAGATGCCGCGGCCGCCGACCCGGTGTGCGCAAAGTCCGGGCATCATGGGCAAATCGAACAGGTGGTGACGCTCGCGCGGCGGCCGGCACGTCATGGCGAGGCGCAGCCGTTGATTTTCCGCAGCAGGGATAACTCGTTGCTTCTGGGGTAG
- the pqqD gene encoding pyrroloquinoline quinone biosynthesis peptide chaperone PqqD, translating to MNAPHPDHHACLRPRLRTMFRLQWEDAQDAYVLLYPEGMVKLNPSAGEILARCDGTRELDDIIGELEDLFSASNLAADVYRFIDHARQRGWLD from the coding sequence ATGAACGCCCCACACCCCGATCACCACGCCTGCTTGCGGCCACGTCTGCGCACGATGTTCCGTCTGCAGTGGGAAGACGCGCAAGATGCCTACGTGTTGCTGTATCCCGAAGGCATGGTGAAGCTCAATCCGAGCGCGGGCGAAATTCTCGCGCGCTGCGACGGAACCCGCGAACTGGACGACATCATCGGCGAACTGGAAGATCTGTTCAGCGCGTCGAACCTTGCCGCCGACGTGTATCGCTTCATCGACCATGCGCGGCAACGCGGCTGGCTGGACTGA